Within the Beduinella massiliensis genome, the region ACGCGCCTGACTCGTCCGTAACGCCTTCAAAGACCATGTAGCCGATCGGCACCAGCACCAGCAGCGCGATCGTCAGGCATACGGCGGCAAACAAAATGGAGCTCGCCTGAAAAGACCGCCTGGGTTTGGGGTTTGTGTCAGCCATCTCGTATCACCGCCTTCATTTCACTTCGTACCGGTCAATGGCGGACTGCGTAAACTTCAGGCCCAGCCCCGGCTCCGTTCGGGCAAGCGCGAAGCCATCCTCCGTGCGCACCGGTTCCTCGAAAAACCTTTGAAACCACGGTATGTACTCCACAAACAGCGCGTTGGGCACGCAGCACTGCACCTGGGCCGTCACCTCCATGACGAAGTGGGGCGAAATCCGAATGCCCTGCGCGTCGCAATAAGCGGCCACGCGCATCCATTCGGTGATGCCGCCCACGCGGATCACGTCGGCCTGGATGTAGGAAACCAGCCGGTCGCGAATGTACTCGTCACAGTCGTGTATGCCGAAAAAGTTTTCGCCCGTCGCGAGCGGAATGCCGATCTGCTCAGCGATGGCGCGGTGTCCCTGAGGGTCACGAAGCGAAATCGGCTCCTCCAGCCAGAAGACATCGTACTCCTGCAGGCGTTTTCCCAGACGGATCGCCGCCGGGACGTCCAGAATGGTGTTCGCGTCGATGAACAGCTTCGCATCGCTCCCCAGCGCCAGACGCAGCTTTTCAAGGCGCAGGG harbors:
- a CDS encoding enolase C-terminal domain-like protein; this encodes MKITDIRTKLLHTPVETALINQTKSRAYMEIVLVEIETDEGLTGYGYTYTDGFGGHAIKTLIDTDIRALLMGRDPTEVKALSAFLLWELRQAGFAGITVLGAAGIDLALWDIYSKAVGQPICGILGKYRDRVPMYASVAGWIGLPVEEMVERARELVAEKKMLGVKIQVGRAGLETDALRLEKLRLALGSDAKLFIDANTILDVPAAIRLGKRLQEYDVFWLEEPISLRDPQGHRAIAEQIGIPLATGENFFGIHDCDEYIRDRLVSYIQADVIRVGGITEWMRVAAYCDAQGIRISPHFVMEVTAQVQCCVPNALFVEYIPWFQRFFEEPVRTEDGFALARTEPGLGLKFTQSAIDRYEVK